The Phyllopteryx taeniolatus isolate TA_2022b chromosome 9, UOR_Ptae_1.2, whole genome shotgun sequence genome contains a region encoding:
- the klhdc7a gene encoding kelch domain-containing protein 7A, whose protein sequence is MAIADLLGVQFDMQLLLKISLSVVTVLLVSLAYRFYNSRGTQEIPVQHHEEPQTCQRCKTTLLADGTDDNLLGPLLTYDPSSDNGKETPIEANPAQEACSLSHSDQYFGEEAIISSSSDNTLDLPEPVTTGLASTKARRSPCFLKKLEGGLGVGRELRQDLERHGVYSSFLSKAEIKVEDAKLTMYRSGDQVVQGKIYECYVETSSHFTRDPNTVLDQNESISESQRAEIGSRSSTLTDSPVSVDPDITKEPSFLGNTNLRPSTTCGPLRKQSYLAAAAQSELPNPVPPSISSTNAGPLLISPSTNNKCHNVSKRSDLEAVVGSGLVYRSDLESLKSQLDLGNCLEALFLAKKHDHRSVVQAAIEVMSDNYLQVLLDPDLYGRLTDAERELIRRQRTRGRRFITAADMDPQDWSRNSKMLKRNLSAVYYYDDYGNTWHKLCSIPQEVISKACAMCTMDNYLFVAVGCQSTESEMTPSKRVFCYNPLTAIWKEISPMNEARPRCKLAALDGYIYAIGGECLTSVERYDPRSDRWAFVAPLPNDTFAVAHHVTVCNGELFVSGGSLRYMLLRYSPKSDTWRGSLMMGVKDRTADIVAVGPFLYRFEVNPLLGVSVYRYHTVARLWYECGTKRLRHCPAFQCVAMDDVVYCVSRHFTLRFEADEIAPAFSDDDLSVPSGAKGLLFPFVLSLPDESPRQTSV, encoded by the coding sequence ATGGCTATCGCAGACCTTCTAGGAGTCCAATTCGACATGCAGCTGCTGCTCAAAATTAGTCTTTCTGTGGTGACAGTGCTTCTGGTGTCACTGGCCTACAGGTTCTACAATTCTAGGGGCACGCAGGAAATTCCAGTCCAGCATCACGAAGAACCGCAGACTTGCCAAAGATGCAAGACGACCCTGCTGGCTGATGGCACTGATGATAATCTACTTGGACCTTTGCTCACTTATGATCCATCATCTGACAACGGCAAGGAAACACCAATAGAAGCTAATCCAGCCCAGGAGGCATGTAGCCTGTCACACAGTGATCAATATTTTGGCGAAGAAGCAATAATATCTTCATCCAGTGACAATACTCTTGACCTTCCTGAACCAGTAACGACTGGGCTAGCAAGTACAAAAGCCCGACGCTCTCCTTGCTTTTTAAAGAAGTTGGAGGGCGGTTTGGGCGTGGGCAGGGAGCTAAGGCAGGACTTGGAGCGACATGGTGtctactccagcttcctctccAAGGCAGAGATTAAGGTGGAGGACGCTAAACTGACGATGTACCGTTCAGGAGACCAGGTAGTGCAAGGAAAAATATATGAATGCTATGTGGAAACCTCTTCTCACTTTACCAGAGACCCAAACACAGTGTTGGATCAGAATGAAAGCATATCTGAGTCGCAACGAGCAGAGATCGGAAGCCGTAGCAGCACCCTCACAGATTCCCCTGTTTCTGTGGACCCTGACATTACTAAGGAACCCTCCTTCCTCGGGAACACAAATCTGAGGCCCTCCACGACATGTGGACCTCTACGCAAACAGAGCTATCTAGCTGCTGCAGCACAGTCGGAGCTGCCAAATCCAGTTCCTCCCTCTATTAGCTCAACCAACGCTGGTCCACTGTTGATCAGTCCTTCTACAAACAATAAATGCCACAATGTGAGCAAACGGTCTGATCTAGAAGCTGTAGTAGGGAGTGGTCTGGTGTACCGTTCAGATTTGGAAAGCCTCAAAAGTCAACTGGATCTGGGGAACTGTTTAGAGGCACTGTTTTTGGCCAAAAAACACGACCACAGGTCAGTAGTGCAAGCAGCCATTGAAGTTATGTCCGACAACTACCTGCAGGTACTACTGGATCCTGACCTTTATGGGCGGCTTACTGATGCCGAGCGGGAACTAATCAGGAGGCAGAGAACAAGAGGGAGAAGATTCATCACGGCGGCAGATATGGACCCCCAAGACTGGTCGAGGAACAGCAAGATGTTGAAAAGAAACTTGAGTGCTGTGTACTACTATGACGACTATGGAAACACCTGGCACAAACTTTGCTCTATTCCACAGGAAGTCATCAGCAAAGCCTGTGCCATGTGCACGATGGATAACTACCTTTTTGTTGCCGTGGGCTGCCAAAGCACCGAGAGTGAAATGACACCTTCCAAGCGAGTGTTTTGCTACAATCCTCTCACAGCCATTTGGAAGGAGATCAGCCCCATGAATGAAGCCAGGCCCCGTTGCAAACTTGCCGCACTGGATGGCTACATCTACGCCATTGGTGGGGAGTGCCTCACCTCGGTGGAGCGCTACGACCCGCGATCAGACAGATGGGCCTTTGTGGCGCCTCTGCCTAACGATACGTTCGCCGTGGCTCATCACGTGACCGTGTGCAACGGCGAGCTGTTTGTGTCCGGCGGTAGTCTCCGCTACATGCTTCTGCGCTACAGCCCCAAGAGCGACACCTGGAGGGGGAGTCTGATGATGGGCGTCAAAGACAGGACGGCAGACATCGTGGCCGTGGGACCCTTTCTGTATCGCTTTGAGGTCAACCCTCTACTGGGGGTCAGCGTATATCGCTACCACACCGTGGCCCGACTGTGGTACGAGTGCGGAACCAAACGCCTCCGCCACTGTCCCGCGTTCCAGTGCGTGGCGATGGACGACGTCGTCTATTGTGTCAGCCGTCACTTCACCTTGAGGTTTGAGGCCGATGAGATCGCTCCAGCTTTCTCTGACGATGATTTGAGCGTCCCCTCTGGAGCCAAGGGCCTGCTTTTCCCCTTTGTACTGTCGCTCCCCGATGAGAGCCCTCGGCAGACCAGCGTGTAG